Genomic window (Pristiophorus japonicus isolate sPriJap1 chromosome 9, sPriJap1.hap1, whole genome shotgun sequence):
acatccaaCTGCCCCGCCAcatccgcggggagcgcgcctagactcCCCCCACCCGGGCTCCAAGCTTCAGCACGAATTGCAACAATGGCTCTTTCCACCAATTCAGCAAAGGAAAGACCTGCGATCTCCCGCAACCAGAGCTTCGTGTTGGTCATTAACATGGTGGTGATAGCATTCAAACTACCGCAAACCAGATCAGAATTAAACTGGGGCCTTTTATTGTTACATTAATTCATCACCGCCGACTCTCTTCATACCGTCTTCAATGATAGACTAAAGAATATTCAGGGAACCGGTGGCGGTGCTTGTACAGTTGTGGAGTCTGACAACTGTAGTTTAATTATTAGCTGTTAACTAGAAGAGCGTATGTGTGAGCAGAGAACCATAATGCAGAGGCCGGGAACTAAACTCCCGCATACAGTTCCGCAATAGGCCAATTTATCGGTTCATACCTCAATGTCTCTGACTCCATTAAGACAGTAGCCAGCCCTTTtacagatactgtgggtggctctgaaaagagcctttgtgttattagattaaatcgtgtccgctttacttggtcttggacgaactggtggttttcttgggcagcagtacagcctggatattaggcagcaccccaccTTGAGCGatagtcacctttcccagcagcttgttgagctcctcgtcgttgcggatggccagctgcaggtgtctggggatgatgcgggtcttcttgttgtcgcgggccgcgtttccggccagctccaggatttcagcagtcagatactcgagcacagcagccatgtagaccggggctccggcacccacacgctgagcgtagttcccctttcgcaggagcctgtgaacacggcccacagggaactgcagtccagcccgggaggagcgagacttggccttagcCCGAGCTTTACcaccggtttttcctcttccagacatttctacaaatcacacgttcagagaaagaatgagaaactcctcccacatctgcccttcttataccttctggagggatacagggagtgaacttgtgattgGTTTCTCTGTGGTGAATTGTATTGGTCGTTTCTGATGACCAATCACAGCCTGTTTAGCGCGCCACTGAaaggagggcggaaattactgtcctcatcagtcagacctccaacgATTTttaaaaatcccgccaataattgtaaAATTGCGGATTACGTCAttaacttcaccattagccaaatatttcggaacactttttgtttccttttgtcttattccatatttcccttgcaaattccaggctgttacaatcaggattaaattcgggttcagtttcaaactgtctgtaacgggcgggagtcggttcccactgattctgtaacgggacacattccagctcaaagaGTAAAAGTGAATTACTTTTCACAGAAGCTGctgtgggagtgagaccagaactgggagtccttctgtgtaAAGAGAAGAGGGATAGAATGTTCAAACTTCCCCCTGTTCTGCACTGTGTAAGaattcccattctgggttgtttcaCTGTggggagtctcgggttaataaacggattgaCCCGCAATTGGAACTTAAAAAAACGTGAAAAGGGCTCGAGTaagaatgtgtgactgaaatcggAGTCTTCCCTCCCCGCGAAAAAAAATACAAGGCGCTATAAATGATGGGGTCTGAGAATAAAGGGAACGAGCGATCAGAGACCGTGTTTAGTTCATTTGGGCGAGAAATTACAGTGACGCCAATATCGAACCGGTCAGCgaagctgcttatctgagaattcaaaactaaatctacagttgTAACTTTAAAGGTTCTCAAAcagacttgttcaggaaataattacagtaaatcgaGTCTAAAGGCAGATGCGTttctgcagctctttcagagaggttgtgggtggctcttaaaagatccGTTGTGTTTAGGGTTTGTTCTCAGGATAGCGTACAGTTTTATttagagctggtgtacttggtcaccgcctttgtcccttccgatacggcgtgcttggccagtctGAATCTCCTGGGAGCTGATGGtttggcgcttgttgtaatgggccaggcgggaagcctcacccgcgatgcgctcgaaaatatcgttcacaaacaaGTTCATGATGCTCatagccttggaggagatgccggtgttgggggtgaacctgcttcatcactttgtagatgtagatggagtaactctccttcctcgactttctgcgcttcttgccgtgCTTCGGTGGTTTTTTTAtttgtttcaaaaatatactttattgatata
Coding sequences:
- the LOC139273297 gene encoding histone H2A type 1-J-like, producing the protein MAEDDQYASPEMSGRGKTGGKARAKAKSRSSRAGLQFPVGRVHRLLRKGNYAQRVGAGAPVYMAAVLEYLTAEILELAGNAARDNKKTRIIPRHLQLAIRNDEELNKLLGKVTIAQGGVLPNIQAVLLPKKTTSSSKTK